TACGCCGAACTTTTTCAAGTAGGAACGATTTATCAAAACACCGTCATTCATAACCCACATCCAATCATCGAAACGAATGCGATATACTTTATCACCCACAGGCAAATCCATCACATAATTCCAACGTACAGCGCTACCCTCGGCTACGCCACTGGCTTTGTCTATAATATCGGACGCCGTTCCGGTATAGCTTCCATCCGGCTGTTTCGTAATGGTCCATACGCGCTGCTGCGTCTTTCCATCATAATAATTAAAGTTTTCAATCAGTGTTCCAACATCACCATCCCACGTTCCGACCATATCAACATCGAAACGACGCACGACACGCCCGCGCCAATCCTGCACGATCCCCCATGCTTTGACGGGACCGTTAAAATATTCACGAATATCCGCCTGCGGTGTCGTTCCTTTGTAATAATCAATATTATTTCCGGCACAGCTACTCAGCATGATTAGGGCTCCTATAGTTGCAATAATCTTAAACGGTTTCATTTTTCTCTCCTGAAGACGGGGCGATGAAGAAACAATAGAGCAAAACCGCCGCGATGAATTTCAGCACGCATGGTATCAATGCGTAAGCCAGAGAAAGCGACCATAAAGAATTCGGGGCGTTTATGGCCTGCGGCACAAACCCAGCATAATCGAGATAGGGAAGCGCAATCGCCGAAGCGACAGCGAGGCTTATTTTTCCAATAAAAGCCAAAAGCGCGTAATAGGTTCCAGACAGATTTTGCTTGTTGTCCGCGTGAATTTGGCTGGACAGGATTGATGGCGGCAACGTCAAATCCGCCCCCAAGGCCAAGCCAGAAACCAGGCACACGATGGCGTAAGCCACAATGTCGCCATGTCCAAGAAGGAAGGCCCCCGCGAATCCAGCGATAGCCAGAATATTGGACATCGCCCAGGCCGCGTATTTTCCGCGGGCTTCGCTGATTTTTTTCCAAAGGGGCATCCCCACAATTCCCGACAGAAAATAGAGCAGGAGAAATGGCCCCACCATATGTTCCGCGCCCAGCAAATCGCGCACAAAGAAAATCACAAGAACCGCAGGAACGCTCGATGCAAGCATACTGACTGCATAAATAGCGAAAAAGCGCCCCATCTGACGCGGCGTGGACCGCACCGCAGTGAAGGGGGAAGGCACCCGCAAAGATGGTGTGCGCGATATATTAATGCGAGCCGCTTTTGAGAAAAGAAAGAGAGCAATAGCTCCCAAAATGGTCAGGATAAAACCATACCAAAGATACACACGGCCTTCCGGCACAATGTCCTGCAAGATGGACGGCATCGAAACGGCGAGGATAAGGCCGACAAGTCCGAATGCCTCGCGGACTCCAGCGATTCGTGTCTGATCATTTTTGTCTTCGGTCCACAATGTTGCTTGCGCACCAAGGATAATCGCAATCACGCTGTATGCCGTAACGGCCATAAACATGCAAGCACCGAACCATATAAGCGGTGACAGCATGATCGTATTAAACAGAAGCGTGATTGACAGACATAAAGACAAAAGCGCAACAGTGGTAATCGGCACAAAAAAACGAACCGATTTGTCGACCAACCAGCCGATTAAAGGGTCTTGCACCGCATCCCAAAGCCTGATGAACAACAATATCATGCCCAAAAGCGCAAGCGATATTCCATGGTTCGTGGCATAGAAGTCGGGCGCCAGGACATAAAGTGGGAAACCCGCAAACGCCAGCGGTATGGCAATTGCGCCATACTGAAAAAGCTTATCGCGCGTGACCGGCGTTTGGTTCATTTATCCCCCAACAACGCCTGGCGCAAGCTTGGCTCTGACGTATTCTGGCCAAGCCATATCGCAAAGAAATGTTGGGCAAAAGCATCACCCTTGATGGTGGAAATTCTTTTACCATTACGGTAAAAAATTGTCTCTTTCCCAGGAATATATGCCGCCGAAAGCGTTGTTCCATTTTGAACATCGGGAAAGATCCCCTTCATTTGGGAATGCCAGGCCGCTAGAATGACTTCATCCGAAAAACCCTGGCGCCGGATTTCTTGCACGGATCGGTCAGCAATCGCCGCGCCCTTTATATCGCGATAATATTCGATGGACAGAACAAAGGGCTTTCGGGCATCCCACCGCCCATCCGGGGCGTACAAAGTCGCTTTGTAAACATCCCAGAATGCATAGGTCAAAACACCTTCGCCAACAATTTTGGGGTTCTGCAATTTTGCCAGGATGACATCCGAAGCGGCAACGGCCGGCTGCGGAAGGGACATCACCACCAAAAGAACTG
The genomic region above belongs to Micavibrio aeruginosavorus EPB and contains:
- a CDS encoding DUF3833 domain-containing protein; protein product: MLSSCAGNNIDYYKGTTPQADIREYFNGPVKAWGIVQDWRGRVVRRFDVDMVGTWDGDVGTLIENFNYYDGKTQQRVWTITKQPDGSYTGTASDIIDKASGVAEGSAVRWNYVMDLPVGDKVYRIRFDDWMWVMNDGVLINRSYLKKFGVTVSELTIFMQKQAQ
- a CDS encoding MFS transporter, translating into MNQTPVTRDKLFQYGAIAIPLAFAGFPLYVLAPDFYATNHGISLALLGMILLFIRLWDAVQDPLIGWLVDKSVRFFVPITTVALLSLCLSITLLFNTIMLSPLIWFGACMFMAVTAYSVIAIILGAQATLWTEDKNDQTRIAGVREAFGLVGLILAVSMPSILQDIVPEGRVYLWYGFILTILGAIALFLFSKAARINISRTPSLRVPSPFTAVRSTPRQMGRFFAIYAVSMLASSVPAVLVIFFVRDLLGAEHMVGPFLLLYFLSGIVGMPLWKKISEARGKYAAWAMSNILAIAGFAGAFLLGHGDIVAYAIVCLVSGLALGADLTLPPSILSSQIHADNKQNLSGTYYALLAFIGKISLAVASAIALPYLDYAGFVPQAINAPNSLWSLSLAYALIPCVLKFIAAVLLYCFFIAPSSGEKNETV
- a CDS encoding chalcone isomerase family protein; this encodes MLRNIIAVLLVVMSLPQPAVAASDVILAKLQNPKIVGEGVLTYAFWDVYKATLYAPDGRWDARKPFVLSIEYYRDIKGAAIADRSVQEIRRQGFSDEVILAAWHSQMKGIFPDVQNGTTLSAAYIPGKETIFYRNGKRISTIKGDAFAQHFFAIWLGQNTSEPSLRQALLGDK